One region of Fusobacterium periodonticum 1_1_41FAA genomic DNA includes:
- a CDS encoding nucleotide sugar dehydrogenase, whose protein sequence is MENKVKICVVGLGYVGLPLAITFAENKYNIIGFDLNKSKIEKYLSGQDPTNEVGDERIQKCKNIEFTYDEKKIKEADFIIVAVPTPVLENKTPDLKPLESSSEIVGKNLKKGAIVVYESTVYPGATEEVCLPVLEKYSGLVCGEDFKIGYSPERINPADKNNTLTTIVKIVSGMDKESLDKIAEVYGSIIKAGVHRASSIKVAEAAKVIENSQRDINIAFVNELALIFDRIGIDTLEVLQAAGTKWNFLPYRPGLVGGHCIGVDPYYLANKASELGYHAQVILAGRRINDGMAKFVAEKTIKKLINANIRVKGADILIMGLTFKENCPDLRNSKVNDIILELKEYGVNVHIVDPIAEKIEAKKEYGVDLEELKDIKNMDAVIVAVGHKEYRDMDIKELYQYYNEVYSKPLLVDVKSIFDKEEAEKEFDYWRL, encoded by the coding sequence ATGGAAAATAAAGTAAAAATTTGTGTAGTAGGATTGGGTTATGTAGGATTACCATTAGCAATAACTTTTGCTGAAAATAAATATAATATTATTGGATTTGATTTAAATAAAAGTAAGATAGAAAAGTATTTGTCAGGACAAGATCCAACAAATGAAGTTGGAGATGAAAGAATACAAAAATGTAAAAATATAGAATTCACATATGATGAGAAAAAAATAAAAGAAGCAGACTTTATAATTGTTGCAGTACCAACACCTGTTTTAGAAAATAAAACACCTGACTTAAAACCATTAGAAAGTTCTTCAGAAATTGTTGGTAAAAATCTAAAAAAAGGAGCTATAGTAGTTTATGAATCTACAGTTTATCCTGGTGCAACTGAAGAAGTTTGTTTACCTGTATTAGAAAAATACTCAGGTTTAGTTTGTGGCGAAGATTTTAAAATTGGTTACTCACCAGAAAGAATAAATCCAGCAGATAAAAATAATACATTGACAACAATAGTAAAAATAGTTTCTGGAATGGATAAAGAAAGCTTAGATAAAATAGCTGAAGTTTATGGAAGTATAATAAAAGCTGGAGTTCATAGAGCTTCTTCAATAAAAGTTGCCGAAGCTGCAAAGGTTATTGAAAACTCTCAAAGAGATATAAATATTGCTTTTGTTAATGAATTAGCATTAATCTTTGATAGAATAGGAATTGATACTTTAGAAGTTTTACAAGCGGCAGGAACAAAATGGAACTTCTTACCATATAGACCTGGTTTAGTTGGAGGACACTGTATAGGAGTAGATCCGTATTACTTAGCAAATAAAGCTTCTGAATTAGGATACCATGCACAAGTAATATTAGCTGGTAGAAGAATAAATGATGGTATGGCTAAATTTGTGGCAGAAAAAACTATAAAAAAATTGATAAATGCCAATATTAGAGTAAAGGGAGCAGATATTTTAATAATGGGGCTAACTTTTAAAGAAAATTGTCCAGATTTAAGAAATTCAAAAGTAAATGATATTATACTAGAACTAAAAGAATATGGAGTAAATGTTCATATAGTAGATCCAATAGCAGAAAAAATAGAAGCTAAAAAAGAATATGGAGTCGATTTAGAAGAATTAAAAGATATAAAAAATATGGATGCTGTTATAGTAGCTGTTGGTCATAAGGAATATAGAGATATGGATATAAAAGAGCTATATCAATACTATAATGAAGTCTATAGTAAACCTTTACTTGTAGATGTAAAATCTATTTTTGATAAAGAAGAAGCAGAGAAAGAGTTTGATTATTGGAGGCTATAA
- a CDS encoding UDP-3-O-(3-hydroxymyristoyl)glucosamine N-acyltransferase: protein MKLSDLNFGKVEKDGEFNWLGLTAEDYEGKKVLTFLNDEKYYKEIENNKSITCIVTTDEVAKKIEKDKYGIIISENPRKDFFELHNKLVKEDFYFTKRDNQISEKAYISEKANIGNYNIIIEDDVIVEADVTIYENVTIKKGAIIRSGSRIGGNGFEFSRFGDEVLSISFAGDVLIEENVEVQNNTCIDRGVFDRTYLGKNVKVDNLVHIAHDVKIGENTLVVACTLIGGRTRIGKNSYLGPNCTVKNGLILGENSKVSMGAVVTKDVKDNEVVTGNFAIPHKQFIENLKKI from the coding sequence ATGAAATTATCAGATTTAAATTTTGGTAAAGTAGAAAAAGATGGTGAATTTAATTGGTTAGGACTTACAGCTGAAGATTATGAAGGAAAAAAAGTTTTAACTTTTTTAAATGATGAAAAATATTATAAAGAAATTGAAAACAATAAATCAATTACTTGTATAGTTACAACAGATGAAGTTGCTAAAAAAATAGAAAAAGATAAATATGGAATTATAATAAGTGAAAATCCAAGAAAAGATTTTTTTGAGTTACATAATAAATTAGTCAAAGAAGATTTTTATTTTACTAAAAGAGATAATCAAATTTCTGAAAAAGCATATATTTCTGAAAAAGCTAATATTGGAAACTATAATATTATTATAGAAGATGATGTTATTGTTGAAGCAGATGTAACAATATATGAAAATGTTACAATAAAAAAGGGAGCAATAATACGTTCAGGAAGTAGAATAGGTGGAAATGGATTTGAGTTTTCAAGATTTGGAGATGAAGTATTATCTATATCTTTTGCTGGAGATGTTTTAATAGAAGAAAATGTTGAAGTACAAAATAATACATGCATTGATAGAGGTGTATTTGATAGAACTTATTTAGGGAAAAATGTAAAAGTAGATAATTTAGTTCATATTGCACATGATGTAAAAATAGGCGAAAATACTCTTGTTGTAGCATGTACTCTTATAGGTGGAAGAACAAGAATAGGTAAAAATTCCTATTTAGGTCCTAATTGTACTGTTAAGAATGGTTTAATTTTAGGAGAAAATTCAAAAGTTAGTATGGGAGCAGTTGTAACTAAAGATGTGAAAGATAATGAAGTAGTAACTGGAAATTTTGCAATTCCACATAAGCAATTTATAGAAAATTTGAAAAAAATATAG
- a CDS encoding DegT/DnrJ/EryC1/StrS family aminotransferase: MKISLLNLKRQYKYLKEDIEKNISEILEGGAYINGPQTKKFEKRMEEYLGVKHAIGIGNGTDALVIALEALGIGRGDEVITSPFTFFATAEAISVVGAVPVFVDVKLEDFNIDENKIEKAITSKTKAIMPVHIFGTPANMDKINEIAKKNNLYVIEDACQAIGAKYKGQMIGSLSDIACFSFFPTKNLGTYGDGGLIATNNDNLATICRALKAHGSGENGEIAYNLLNNIEEEVKVKVDSQVDDTVYNPKKYYNYLIGHNSRLDELHAGILNIKLNYLDEWNSKRNSIAKYYGEKLDDKKYKKMQLRENDYNVYHMYIIQTENRNELTKKLDEVGIAYGIYYPVPLHLQKVYKNLGYTEGSLPNAEYLSKRTIAIPVDPELTEEEKEYIVNFLNNLEL, translated from the coding sequence ATGAAAATATCTTTATTAAATTTAAAAAGACAATATAAATATCTAAAAGAAGATATAGAAAAAAATATTTCAGAAATTTTAGAAGGAGGAGCGTATATAAATGGACCTCAAACTAAAAAGTTTGAAAAAAGGATGGAAGAATATCTAGGTGTAAAACATGCTATAGGAATAGGGAATGGAACAGATGCTTTAGTCATAGCTTTAGAAGCATTAGGAATAGGTAGAGGGGATGAAGTTATAACAAGTCCTTTTACATTCTTTGCGACTGCTGAAGCAATATCAGTTGTAGGAGCAGTACCAGTTTTTGTTGATGTAAAATTAGAAGATTTTAATATTGATGAAAATAAAATAGAAAAAGCTATAACTTCTAAAACAAAAGCTATTATGCCAGTTCATATTTTTGGAACACCAGCAAATATGGATAAAATAAATGAAATAGCAAAAAAGAATAATCTATATGTTATAGAAGATGCTTGTCAAGCAATTGGTGCAAAGTATAAAGGACAAATGATAGGGTCACTTTCTGATATAGCTTGTTTTTCGTTTTTCCCAACAAAAAATTTAGGAACTTATGGAGATGGAGGACTAATAGCTACAAATAATGATAATCTTGCAACTATTTGCAGAGCTTTAAAAGCACATGGAAGTGGAGAAAATGGGGAAATAGCATATAATCTACTTAACAATATAGAAGAAGAAGTAAAAGTAAAAGTAGATAGTCAAGTAGATGATACAGTCTATAATCCTAAAAAATACTATAATTATCTAATAGGACACAACTCAAGATTAGATGAGTTACATGCAGGAATATTAAATATTAAATTAAATTATCTAGATGAATGGAATAGCAAAAGAAATTCTATTGCAAAATATTATGGTGAAAAATTAGATGATAAAAAATATAAAAAAATGCAATTAAGAGAAAATGATTATAATGTTTATCATATGTATATTATCCAAACTGAAAATAGAAATGAATTAACAAAAAAATTAGATGAAGTAGGAATAGCTTATGGAATTTATTATCCTGTTCCCTTACATCTACAAAAAGTTTACAAAAACTTAGGATACACAGAAGGAAGTTTACCTAATGCAGAGTATCTATCTAAAAGAACAATTGCAATCCCAGTTGATCCAGAGTTAACTGAAGAAGAAAAAGAATACATTGTAAACTTCTTAAATAATTTAGAATTATAG
- the rfbD gene encoding dTDP-4-dehydrorhamnose reductase, with protein MKLIFGANGKLGTDFKELLDSIGEKYIASDKDEIDITNGDFLRAYVQTMHQNYKVDTIINCAAYNYVDRAETEKELCYKLNAEAPATLANIAAEIGANYITYSSDFVFNGLLTSYLYGDTTGYTEEDEPHPLSTYAKAKYEGELLVSQVIENPEITSKIFIVRTSWVFGKASMNFVDKIIELSKEKDELKVVDDQVSSPTYSKDLAYYSWELLKSSAENGIYHFTNDGIASKYEEAKYILDKISWQGNLIAVKREDLGLPAERPKFSKLSCKKIKEKLGITIPDWKDAIDRYFKDNK; from the coding sequence ATGAAACTAATATTTGGAGCTAATGGTAAGTTAGGTACAGACTTTAAAGAATTGCTTGACTCTATTGGAGAAAAGTATATAGCAAGTGATAAAGATGAGATAGATATAACTAATGGTGATTTTTTAAGAGCCTATGTTCAAACTATGCATCAAAACTATAAGGTAGACACTATAATTAACTGTGCTGCATATAATTATGTAGATAGAGCAGAAACAGAAAAAGAATTATGCTATAAGTTAAATGCAGAAGCACCAGCAACTTTAGCTAATATAGCTGCTGAAATAGGAGCAAACTATATAACATATTCAAGTGATTTTGTTTTTAATGGATTGCTGACTAGTTATTTATATGGTGATACTACAGGTTATACTGAAGAAGATGAACCACATCCACTGTCAACTTATGCAAAAGCTAAGTATGAAGGTGAATTACTAGTGTCACAAGTGATAGAAAATCCAGAGATAACTTCAAAAATCTTTATAGTAAGAACTTCTTGGGTTTTCGGTAAAGCTAGTATGAATTTTGTTGACAAAATAATTGAATTATCAAAAGAAAAAGATGAATTAAAGGTTGTTGATGATCAAGTTTCATCCCCTACTTATTCTAAAGATTTAGCTTACTATAGTTGGGAACTATTAAAAAGTTCAGCTGAAAATGGAATATACCATTTTACAAATGATGGTATAGCTTCAAAATATGAAGAAGCTAAATACATATTAGATAAAATTTCTTGGCAAGGGAATTTAATAGCAGTAAAAAGAGAAGACTTAGGACTACCTGCAGAAAGACCAAAATTCAGTAAATTAAGCTGTAAGAAAATAAAGGAAAAATTAGGAATAACTATTCCAGATTGGAAAGATGCAATAGATAGGTATTTTAAGGATAATAAGTAA
- a CDS encoding polysaccharide biosynthesis protein, translated as MNTIRKLVKFLIDIFLLNISLVISIFLKYDQLQLTNKNINILVYFNLSFCIIYFILKIYNNSWRFSGTSEYMSLVALSTSITVLSYMCRVFLKLDTKSSLYFETWIIFTFLLIVARFFMFLTRMKGVGRSDANSENVLIYGAGEAGVLLVKESRINPNFSYKIVGFLDDNPNKKGGKVYGLKVLGGLEDVEKIIEKNDVSKIIISMPSVEQSKISNILKELNKLKDVSVKILPNVDNLIEEGNLSTQLRNIKLEDLLGREEIKINTKEVFDFIQDKIVFVTGGGGSIGSELINQIAKYNPKKIINIEINENASYLMELELKRKYPYLDYKTEIASVRDLDKLAMLFDKYKPDILFHAAAHKHVPLMENNPEEAIKNNIFGTKNVAECCLKYKLESVVLISTDKAVNPTNVMGATKRVCEMIFQKYSEKDSNTKFIAVRFGNVLGSNGSVIPIFSKLIEEGKNLTLTHKDIIRYFMTIPEAAQLVIEAATIGKGGEILILDMGEPVKIYDLAKNMIKLSGSNVGIDIVGLRPGEKLFEELLYDINSSEKTSNNKIFITNMENEKVQVDIDDYYTILKDLIKNNDTVGMRRTLASIIGTFKGRVE; from the coding sequence ATGAACACTATAAGAAAACTAGTGAAGTTTTTAATAGACATATTTCTATTAAATATATCATTAGTGATTTCAATATTTTTAAAATATGATCAACTTCAGCTAACAAATAAAAATATAAATATTTTAGTTTACTTCAATCTTTCTTTTTGTATTATATATTTTATTTTAAAAATATATAATAATAGTTGGAGATTCAGTGGAACTTCAGAATATATGTCTTTAGTGGCTTTAAGTACATCTATAACAGTTTTATCATATATGTGTAGAGTTTTTTTAAAACTAGATACTAAGAGCAGCCTTTACTTTGAAACTTGGATAATATTTACTTTCTTGCTAATAGTTGCAAGATTTTTTATGTTTTTAACTAGAATGAAAGGTGTAGGAAGAAGTGATGCGAACTCTGAAAATGTACTTATCTATGGAGCTGGAGAAGCAGGAGTACTATTAGTAAAAGAATCTAGAATAAATCCAAATTTTTCATATAAAATAGTTGGTTTTTTAGATGATAACCCAAATAAAAAAGGTGGAAAAGTATATGGTTTAAAAGTTCTAGGTGGCTTAGAAGATGTTGAAAAAATTATTGAAAAAAATGATGTATCAAAAATAATAATTTCTATGCCTTCTGTGGAACAGAGTAAGATTTCAAATATTTTGAAAGAATTAAATAAACTAAAAGATGTATCTGTTAAGATATTACCTAATGTAGATAATTTAATTGAAGAAGGGAATTTAAGTACACAACTGAGAAATATAAAGTTAGAGGATTTATTAGGCAGAGAAGAAATAAAAATCAACACTAAGGAAGTATTTGATTTTATACAAGATAAAATAGTGTTTGTAACTGGTGGGGGAGGAAGTATAGGCTCTGAACTTATCAATCAAATAGCTAAGTATAATCCTAAAAAGATTATTAATATAGAGATTAATGAAAATGCCTCTTACCTTATGGAGTTGGAATTAAAAAGAAAATATCCATATTTAGATTACAAGACAGAGATAGCAAGTGTTAGAGACCTAGATAAGTTAGCTATGTTGTTTGATAAGTATAAGCCAGATATACTATTTCATGCAGCAGCACATAAGCATGTGCCACTTATGGAAAATAATCCAGAGGAAGCTATAAAGAATAATATATTTGGAACTAAGAATGTAGCTGAATGTTGTCTTAAATATAAATTGGAATCTGTGGTTTTGATTTCTACAGACAAGGCAGTTAATCCAACTAATGTTATGGGAGCGACAAAAAGAGTTTGTGAAATGATTTTTCAAAAATATTCAGAAAAAGATTCAAATACAAAATTTATAGCGGTTAGATTTGGAAATGTTTTAGGAAGTAATGGTTCAGTTATACCAATATTTTCAAAACTGATAGAAGAAGGTAAGAATTTAACTCTTACTCATAAAGATATAATAAGATATTTTATGACTATACCAGAAGCAGCTCAACTGGTTATAGAAGCAGCAACTATTGGTAAAGGTGGAGAAATATTAATATTAGATATGGGCGAGCCAGTTAAAATTTATGACCTAGCAAAGAACATGATTAAGTTATCAGGTTCAAATGTTGGAATAGATATAGTAGGTTTAAGACCTGGAGAAAAATTATTTGAAGAACTTCTATATGATATAAACTCATCAGAAAAAACATCAAATAACAAGATATTTATAACTAATATGGAAAATGAAAAAGTACAGGTTGATATAGATGATTACTATACAATCTTAAAAGATTTAATAAAGAATAATGATACTGTTGGAATGAGAAGAACTTTAGCTAGTATTATTGGTACTTTTAAAGGGAGAGTGGAATAA
- a CDS encoding sugar transferase yields MLKRIFDIISSLFGLILLSPFIIIIAILIKLDSKGPIFFKQVRVTKNGREFKIFKYRTMKIGSDKYSQITVGKDSRITKIGDFLRKYKLDEIPQLINVLLGDMSLVGPRPEVPKYVALYTEEQREILKVRAGITDYASIEFSNENDILANEVDPEKAYIEKIMPKKIELNKKYLSEISVITDVKIILLTIKKILK; encoded by the coding sequence TTGTTGAAAAGAATATTTGATATTATTTCTTCATTATTTGGACTAATATTACTATCACCTTTTATAATAATAATAGCTATATTAATAAAGCTTGATTCAAAAGGACCAATATTTTTTAAACAAGTAAGAGTAACAAAAAATGGAAGAGAATTTAAAATTTTTAAATATCGTACTATGAAAATAGGTTCAGATAAATACAGCCAAATAACAGTAGGAAAAGATAGCAGAATAACTAAAATTGGAGATTTTTTAAGAAAGTATAAGTTAGATGAAATACCACAATTAATAAATGTTTTACTAGGTGATATGAGTTTGGTTGGACCAAGACCTGAAGTCCCAAAATATGTAGCACTTTATACAGAGGAACAAAGAGAAATTTTAAAGGTAAGAGCAGGGATAACAGACTATGCTTCAATAGAATTTTCAAACGAAAATGATATTTTAGCTAATGAAGTTGATCCAGAAAAAGCATATATAGAAAAAATTATGCCTAAAAAAATAGAATTGAATAAAAAATATTTATCTGAAATTTCTGTAATAACAGATGTAAAAATAATTTTATTGACTATTAAAAAGATATTGAAATAA